The Arthrobacter sp. NicSoilC5 genome has a window encoding:
- a CDS encoding STAS/SEC14 domain-containing protein, whose protein sequence is MSTVDIKGKATLELSDGVLRLSWKQGTYVGIDVANAALAAISSLAQGTRLPMLVEIHGVTHSAAARKVFPDAASISRMALLGSSPVDRVIGMFRLPLAPTGFPVRYFTSRDKAMAWLLEDSEEEATELGDTD, encoded by the coding sequence ATGAGCACAGTGGACATCAAAGGCAAGGCGACGCTGGAGTTGTCCGATGGAGTCCTTCGCTTGAGCTGGAAGCAGGGAACCTACGTAGGCATCGACGTGGCCAACGCCGCCCTCGCGGCCATCTCCTCCTTGGCCCAGGGCACCAGGTTGCCGATGCTGGTCGAAATCCACGGTGTGACCCACTCTGCGGCCGCTCGAAAAGTCTTTCCCGACGCAGCCAGCATTTCGCGTATGGCATTGCTGGGTTCCTCTCCCGTTGATCGCGTCATCGGCATGTTCCGCCTCCCCCTGGCACCGACGGGATTCCCGGTCAGGTATTTCACGTCTCGGGACAAGGCAATGGCGTGGCTGCTTGAGGACTCGGAGGAGGAAGCCACGGAACTGGGCGACACCGACTGA
- a CDS encoding alpha/beta hydrolase: protein MAEPGRKEYGVDPEEFGSAQVDAAALLDAGLGDVDWSVPPLGAVQFTIDVPSGKLAAMALGNPEDPSVVLIPGATGSKEDFSLMMPDLTEAGYYALTYDLAGQYQSAGAGPENLVPPRKHYDYRLFVDDFLAVLETTTTPAHIVAYSFAGIIAQLAYVQRPELFRSITFLGCPPEPGQSFRGVSRIGRFSTWVNGRAGAALLIWGIRSGRVAHVPPGRQRFVNYRFRFTRRASVRDIYTLMQNVPDLRAALAEAPLPKFVAVGEHDLWPLRLHRLFAQAIRARIGVYRGGHSPCETSPHEFSRDLLALYAKDGDA from the coding sequence ATGGCGGAGCCGGGCCGGAAAGAGTACGGGGTTGACCCCGAGGAGTTCGGTTCTGCCCAGGTAGATGCAGCGGCACTGCTGGATGCCGGGTTGGGCGACGTCGATTGGTCGGTCCCGCCACTGGGCGCCGTGCAGTTCACGATCGACGTTCCCAGCGGAAAGCTGGCCGCCATGGCCTTGGGAAATCCGGAAGATCCCTCCGTCGTACTCATACCCGGTGCCACGGGCTCGAAAGAGGATTTCTCGCTCATGATGCCGGACCTCACCGAAGCCGGCTACTACGCGCTGACCTACGACCTGGCGGGCCAATACCAGTCAGCCGGCGCCGGCCCCGAGAACCTGGTGCCGCCCCGGAAGCATTACGACTACCGGTTGTTCGTGGATGACTTCCTGGCCGTCCTGGAAACCACAACCACCCCGGCCCACATCGTGGCCTATTCCTTCGCGGGCATCATCGCCCAGCTTGCCTACGTGCAGCGGCCCGAACTGTTCCGGTCCATCACGTTTCTGGGGTGCCCGCCGGAACCGGGCCAGAGTTTCCGGGGCGTGAGCCGTATTGGCCGGTTCAGCACCTGGGTGAACGGTCGCGCCGGCGCTGCCCTGCTGATCTGGGGAATCCGGAGCGGCAGGGTGGCCCATGTACCGCCGGGACGGCAACGGTTCGTCAACTACCGCTTCCGCTTCACCCGCCGCGCCTCCGTCCGCGATATCTACACCCTGATGCAGAACGTCCCGGACCTTCGGGCCGCATTGGCGGAGGCGCCGCTTCCCAAGTTCGTGGCGGTGGGTGAACATGACCTGTGGCCGCTCCGGCTGCACCGGCTGTTCGCCCAGGCAATCCGGGCGCGGATAGGGGTGTACCGCGGTGGGCACAGTCCGTGCGAAACATCCCCGCACGAGTTCAGCCGCGATCTCCTGGCCCTCTACGCCAAGGACGGGGACGCGTAA
- a CDS encoding DUF2087 domain-containing protein: MNGPHWRRVLAALGNADARIAYAQIVLGAAAKDVLPGVKEQRRVRALAALTESGLVQQQTSGGLVAVDSIFRDLLAQQPRRQPRTGLDRFMRLGRIERYPANVAERRALLARIANEIVEPGETLTERQVNERLLSYTDDVVLLRRYLVDFGLLQRTRTGSSYSLME, encoded by the coding sequence ATGAACGGCCCGCATTGGCGGCGGGTGCTGGCAGCACTGGGCAATGCCGATGCGAGGATTGCCTACGCTCAGATTGTGCTGGGTGCGGCGGCCAAGGACGTCCTGCCTGGGGTGAAGGAACAGCGGCGGGTGCGGGCGCTCGCAGCACTGACTGAGTCGGGGCTGGTGCAACAGCAGACATCGGGTGGGCTGGTGGCAGTGGACTCGATTTTCCGCGACCTGCTGGCCCAGCAGCCGCGCCGGCAGCCGCGGACTGGGCTGGACAGGTTCATGCGGCTGGGGCGGATCGAGCGATACCCTGCGAACGTTGCCGAGCGGCGGGCCCTGCTGGCAAGGATCGCCAACGAGATCGTCGAACCTGGCGAAACGCTGACGGAGCGGCAAGTCAATGAGCGGCTGCTCAGCTATACCGACGACGTCGTCCTGCTGCGCCGCTACCTGGTCGACTTCGGCCTTTTGCAGCGCACGCGCACGGGCTCGTCCTATTCATTGATGGAGTAG
- a CDS encoding DUF3090 domain-containing protein — protein sequence MPTLVHEFAWPDRVVIGTVGAPGARTFYLQVRAGAQLVSIAMEKQQSALLAEKIDEILDQLITLEGNPFSVPTGTPIELVDNDPLEAVEEQFRTGAMGLGWDPATAQVVIEAYPLSDADVDPDDESVGEDGAEAPEMLLVRMPVGTARAFTKRTREVVGAGRPLCPLCGNPIDADGHACTPPEL from the coding sequence ATGCCTACACTTGTTCACGAGTTTGCCTGGCCGGATCGGGTCGTCATCGGCACCGTCGGAGCTCCGGGTGCGCGCACGTTCTACTTGCAGGTACGCGCGGGGGCGCAGCTGGTGAGCATCGCCATGGAGAAGCAGCAATCTGCCCTGCTCGCCGAGAAGATCGATGAAATTCTCGACCAACTCATCACCCTCGAAGGGAACCCGTTCAGCGTCCCCACCGGCACGCCCATTGAGCTGGTCGACAACGATCCGCTTGAGGCTGTTGAGGAGCAGTTCCGGACCGGTGCCATGGGCCTGGGCTGGGACCCAGCGACGGCGCAGGTGGTGATTGAGGCCTATCCCCTCTCCGATGCCGATGTTGATCCAGACGACGAGTCCGTTGGCGAGGACGGGGCCGAGGCTCCCGAAATGCTGTTGGTGCGGATGCCAGTAGGGACAGCCCGCGCCTTCACCAAGCGCACACGTGAAGTGGTGGGCGCCGGGCGGCCCCTTTGCCCGCTCTGCGGAAACCCGATCGACGCCGACGGGCATGCCTGTACTCCTCCTGAGCTATGA